Proteins encoded together in one Streptomyces umbrinus window:
- a CDS encoding HPr family phosphocarrier protein, which produces MAERRVNVGWAEGLHARPASIFVRAATASGVPVTIAKADGNPVNAASMLAVLGLGAQGGEEIVLTSDAEGADAALDRLAKLVAEGLDELPETV; this is translated from the coding sequence ATGGCTGAGCGCCGCGTCAACGTCGGCTGGGCCGAGGGCCTTCACGCCCGTCCCGCCTCCATCTTCGTCCGGGCGGCCACGGCCTCCGGCGTCCCCGTGACGATCGCCAAGGCTGACGGCAACCCCGTCAACGCCGCCTCGATGCTCGCGGTTCTCGGCCTCGGCGCCCAGGGCGGCGAGGAGATCGTCCTGACCTCCGACGCCGAGGGTGCGGACGCCGCGCTCGACCGCCTGGCGAAGCTGGTCGCCGAGGGCCTCGACGAGCTCCCCGAGACCGTCTGA
- a CDS encoding bifunctional acetate--CoA ligase family protein/GNAT family N-acetyltransferase — MQTSPDRHEYPAHWEADVVLRDGGTARIRPITADDADRLVSFYEQVSDESKYYRFFAPYPRLSAKDVHRFTHHDFVDRVGLAATVGGEFIATVRYDRINADGLPASAPADEAEVAFLVQDAHQGRGVASALLEHIAAVARERDIRRFAAEVLPANNKMIKVFTDAGYQQKRHFEDGVVRLEFDLEPTDRSLAVQRAREQRAEGRSVARLLSPGSVAVIGAGRTPGGVGRSVLENLREAGFTGRLYAVNGALQEKELGGVPAYGSVRDIPEPVDLAVVAVRAERVPEVVAECGEHGVQGLVVVSAGYAESGPEGRERQRELVRQARTYGMRIIGPNAFGVINTSPEVRLNASLAPEMPRAGRIGLFAQSGAIGIALLSRLHRRGGGVTGVTGVSTFISSGNRADVSGNDVLQYWYDDPDTDVALMYLESIGNPRKFTRLARRTAAAKPLVVVQGARHGGAAPQGHAVRATRLPHATVSALLRQAGVIRVDTITELVDAGLLLARQPLPMGPRVAILGNSESLGLLTYDACLAEGLRPLPPVDLTTAASAEDFRAALTHALADDGCDAVAVTAIPAVGETSTADAALAEALRSASAAAPDKPVLVVHVELGGLAEALSAAAGTAPQAARPSPPFAGSNHPIRPADRPPTVAEVPEAETDSRLIPAYPAAERAVRALAEAVRYGQWRREAADPGRVPEYEDIDEKGAAEQIDGLLGDGGMGGLTLGPDDACTLLGRYGIDVRRALPAPTPDEAAAATERLGYPVALKTTAPHLRHRADLGGVRLDLADEEQLRRAYAELTSLFGTPEELRPVVQAMAPRGVDTVVRAVIDPAAGAVLSFGLAGAPSELLGDTAHRLIPVTDRDAASLVRSIRTAPLLFGWRGSAPADVVALEELLLRLSRLVDDHPEVVSVSLEPVVVAPNGLSVLGASVRLAPPPVRDDLGPRTLPVY; from the coding sequence ATGCAGACCTCGCCGGACCGGCACGAGTACCCCGCTCACTGGGAGGCCGACGTCGTGCTGCGCGACGGCGGCACCGCGCGCATCCGGCCGATCACGGCCGACGACGCCGACCGCCTGGTCAGCTTCTACGAGCAGGTGTCCGACGAGTCGAAGTACTACCGCTTCTTCGCGCCGTATCCGCGCCTGTCCGCCAAGGACGTCCACCGCTTCACGCACCACGACTTTGTGGACCGGGTGGGGCTCGCGGCCACGGTCGGCGGCGAGTTCATCGCCACCGTACGCTACGACCGCATCAACGCCGACGGCCTCCCCGCCTCGGCCCCCGCGGACGAGGCCGAGGTCGCCTTCCTCGTGCAGGACGCCCACCAGGGCCGCGGCGTGGCATCGGCCCTGCTGGAGCACATCGCGGCCGTCGCCCGTGAGCGCGACATCCGCCGCTTCGCCGCCGAGGTGCTGCCCGCCAACAACAAGATGATCAAGGTGTTCACGGACGCCGGGTACCAGCAGAAGCGCCACTTCGAGGACGGCGTCGTACGCCTGGAGTTCGACCTGGAGCCCACCGACCGCTCGCTGGCCGTGCAGCGCGCGCGGGAGCAGCGGGCGGAGGGGCGCTCCGTGGCCAGGCTCCTCTCGCCGGGCTCGGTCGCCGTCATCGGCGCGGGCCGCACACCCGGGGGAGTGGGCCGCAGCGTCCTGGAGAACCTCCGCGAAGCGGGCTTCACCGGGCGCCTGTACGCGGTGAACGGGGCACTTCAGGAGAAGGAGCTCGGCGGAGTGCCGGCATACGGCTCCGTCCGTGACATCCCCGAGCCCGTCGACCTCGCCGTCGTCGCCGTCCGGGCCGAGCGCGTCCCCGAAGTCGTCGCCGAGTGCGGTGAACACGGGGTGCAGGGGCTCGTCGTGGTCTCCGCGGGGTACGCCGAGAGCGGCCCCGAAGGCAGGGAGCGCCAGCGCGAGCTCGTGCGCCAGGCGCGTACGTACGGGATGCGGATCATCGGACCGAACGCCTTCGGAGTCATCAACACCTCACCGGAAGTGCGGCTCAACGCCTCGCTCGCACCGGAGATGCCGCGCGCGGGGCGGATCGGTCTGTTCGCCCAGTCCGGCGCCATCGGCATCGCACTGCTGTCCCGGCTGCACCGGCGCGGCGGCGGGGTCACCGGCGTGACCGGTGTGTCGACGTTCATCTCCTCGGGCAACCGCGCGGACGTGTCAGGCAACGACGTCCTTCAGTACTGGTACGACGACCCCGACACCGATGTCGCCCTCATGTACCTCGAGTCCATCGGGAACCCGAGGAAGTTCACCCGCCTCGCGCGGCGCACCGCGGCGGCGAAGCCGCTGGTCGTCGTCCAGGGCGCACGGCACGGCGGGGCCGCGCCCCAGGGGCACGCCGTCCGGGCCACCCGGCTGCCGCACGCGACGGTGTCGGCGCTGCTGCGCCAGGCCGGCGTCATCCGGGTGGACACGATCACCGAGCTGGTCGACGCGGGCCTGCTCCTGGCGCGCCAGCCCCTGCCGATGGGGCCGCGGGTGGCGATCCTCGGGAACTCCGAGTCCCTCGGGCTGCTGACGTATGACGCGTGCCTCGCCGAGGGCCTGCGACCGCTGCCCCCGGTGGACCTGACCACGGCCGCCTCGGCCGAGGACTTCCGCGCCGCGCTGACGCACGCGCTGGCCGACGACGGCTGCGACGCCGTCGCGGTCACCGCGATCCCGGCGGTGGGGGAGACCTCCACGGCCGACGCCGCCCTGGCGGAGGCGCTGCGCTCCGCCTCCGCCGCCGCTCCCGACAAGCCGGTCCTCGTGGTCCACGTCGAGCTGGGCGGCCTCGCGGAGGCGCTGTCCGCGGCCGCCGGCACCGCGCCCCAGGCGGCTCGCCCCTCGCCCCCGTTCGCTGGCAGCAACCACCCCATCCGCCCGGCGGACCGCCCGCCGACGGTGGCGGAAGTCCCCGAGGCCGAGACCGACTCCCGCCTCATCCCCGCCTACCCCGCCGCCGAGCGGGCCGTCCGCGCCCTCGCCGAAGCCGTGAGGTACGGCCAGTGGCGGCGCGAGGCCGCCGACCCCGGTCGCGTCCCCGAGTACGAGGACATCGACGAGAAGGGCGCGGCCGAACAGATCGACGGCCTGCTCGGCGACGGTGGCATGGGCGGCCTCACCCTCGGCCCGGACGACGCCTGCACTCTGCTCGGGCGGTACGGCATCGACGTCCGCCGTGCCCTCCCCGCGCCCACACCCGACGAGGCCGCCGCCGCCACGGAGCGCCTCGGCTACCCGGTGGCGCTCAAGACCACCGCTCCCCACCTGCGCCACCGCGCCGACCTCGGCGGCGTACGGCTGGATCTGGCGGACGAGGAGCAACTGCGCAGGGCGTACGCCGAGTTGACCAGCCTCTTCGGGACGCCGGAGGAGCTGCGCCCGGTGGTACAGGCGATGGCACCGCGCGGCGTCGACACGGTCGTACGAGCGGTTATAGACCCGGCGGCGGGAGCGGTGCTCTCCTTCGGGCTCGCCGGGGCCCCGTCGGAGCTGCTCGGAGACACCGCGCACCGGCTGATTCCGGTCACCGACCGGGACGCGGCCTCGTTGGTCCGGTCGATCCGGACCGCACCGCTCCTCTTCGGCTGGCGGGGCTCCGCGCCGGCGGACGTCGTGGCCCTGGAGGAACTGCTGCTGCGCCTGTCACGCCTTGTCGACGACCACCCCGAGGTCGTCTCCGTGTCCCTGGAGCCCGTCGTCGTGGCCCCGAACGGGCTGAGCGTGCTCGGCGCCTCCGTGCGGCTCGCGCCGCCGCCCGTCCGCGACGACCTCGGTCCGCGCACACTTCCTGTGTACTAA